From a region of the Streptomyces caniferus genome:
- a CDS encoding nucleotide sugar dehydrogenase, translated as MPADLAVIGLGHLGLPLAQAATTAGIGTIGYDPDPHTAALSGADGPLSATELRRLLSAGFRTTTDPTTLGRVRTAVLCAPTPLGEDRAPDLTALADAARTLAAQLRPHTTVILESTAYPGTTEEFLRPLLEEGSGLTAGRDFHLACSPGRHDPGNRTHRYANTPKVIGGLTPACTEAAAAFYSRLTDKVVRARGPREAETAKLLETNYRHINIALMNEMAVFCHDIGVDLWDVIRCAETKPFGFQSFRPGPGVGGHAPAIDPNHLSYKGRSPGHPLRMVELAQEVNGRMPRYVIQRCATLLNEHGKSARGARILLLGVTYKPDIADQAGSPAHEIASRLRELGAHLTYHDPYVPQWNVLDRPVPRADSLYEAAAAADLTVLLQAHRTYDLQGLAVKAQLLLDTRGATPTGAAHRL; from the coding sequence ATGCCCGCAGACCTCGCCGTCATCGGACTCGGTCACCTCGGCCTCCCCCTCGCCCAGGCCGCCACCACCGCCGGCATCGGCACCATCGGCTACGACCCCGACCCGCACACCGCCGCCCTCTCCGGCGCCGACGGGCCGCTGTCCGCCACCGAACTCCGCCGCCTGCTCTCGGCCGGCTTCCGCACCACCACCGACCCCACCACCCTGGGCCGGGTCCGCACCGCGGTCCTCTGCGCGCCCACACCGCTCGGGGAGGACCGCGCGCCGGACCTCACCGCCCTGGCCGACGCCGCCCGCACACTGGCCGCACAGCTGCGCCCGCACACCACGGTGATCCTCGAATCCACCGCCTACCCGGGCACCACCGAGGAATTCCTGCGCCCCCTCCTGGAGGAGGGCTCGGGCCTCACCGCCGGCCGCGACTTCCACCTCGCCTGCTCCCCCGGCCGCCACGACCCCGGCAACCGCACCCACCGGTACGCCAACACCCCCAAGGTCATCGGCGGCCTCACCCCCGCCTGCACGGAGGCCGCCGCCGCCTTCTACAGCCGCCTCACCGACAAGGTCGTCCGCGCCCGCGGCCCCCGCGAGGCGGAGACCGCCAAGCTCCTGGAAACCAACTACCGCCACATCAACATCGCCCTGATGAACGAGATGGCGGTCTTCTGCCACGACATCGGCGTCGACCTGTGGGACGTCATCCGCTGCGCGGAGACCAAGCCATTCGGCTTCCAGTCCTTCCGCCCCGGCCCCGGAGTGGGCGGCCACGCCCCCGCCATCGACCCCAACCACCTCTCCTACAAGGGCCGCTCCCCGGGCCACCCGCTGCGCATGGTCGAACTCGCCCAGGAGGTGAACGGCCGGATGCCGCGCTACGTCATCCAGCGCTGCGCCACCCTCCTCAACGAACACGGCAAGTCCGCCCGCGGCGCCCGGATCCTGCTCCTCGGCGTCACCTACAAGCCGGACATCGCAGACCAGGCGGGCTCACCGGCCCACGAGATCGCCTCCCGCCTGAGGGAACTGGGAGCGCACCTGACCTACCACGACCCCTACGTCCCCCAGTGGAACGTCCTGGACCGCCCGGTCCCCCGCGCCGACTCCCTCTACGAGGCCGCCGCCGCCGCCGACCTGACGGTCCTCCTCCAGGCCCACCGCACGTACGACCTCCAGGGGCTCGCCGTCAAAGCGCAGCTGCTGCTGGATACGCGGGGCGCGACGCCTACCGGTGCGGCGCACCGGTTGTAG